Below is a window of Actinomycetota bacterium DNA.
TGCGGATCTGCGAGCGGTGTTGCGTGCGCCAGGAGTGCCTGTCGTACGCGATCGGTCACGAGATCGAGTTCGGCGTGTGGGGCGGGTTGACCGAGAGGCAGCG
It encodes the following:
- a CDS encoding WhiB family transcriptional regulator encodes the protein MASTQWMVRARCRDIDPEVFFVRGAKQSRRALRICERCCVRQECLSYAIGHEIEFGVWGGLTERQR